A region of Pseudarthrobacter sp. NIBRBAC000502770 DNA encodes the following proteins:
- the rph gene encoding ribonuclease PH, protein MTSEATAVPVVRADGRAPDQLRPISITRGWSNQAEGSALIEFGNTRVLCTASLTAGVPRWLKGEGRGWVTAEYAMLPRATNTRSDRESVKGKIGGRTHEISRLIGRSLRSIIDTKALGENTIVLDCDVLQADGGTRTAAITGAYVALADAIRFARDTKLIAKNAQPLIDTIAAVSVGIIDGVPMLDLPYVEDVRAETDMNVVVTGSGKFVEVQGTAEGAPFDRDELNQLLDLALLGTAQLAAIQRETLADTL, encoded by the coding sequence ATGACATCTGAAGCAACAGCAGTGCCCGTAGTGCGCGCCGACGGCCGTGCCCCCGACCAGCTCCGGCCCATCAGCATCACCCGCGGATGGTCCAACCAGGCTGAGGGATCGGCGCTGATCGAATTCGGCAACACCAGGGTGCTCTGCACGGCATCGCTGACCGCCGGTGTGCCGCGCTGGCTCAAGGGCGAGGGCCGCGGCTGGGTCACGGCCGAGTACGCCATGCTGCCGCGCGCCACCAACACCCGTTCGGACCGGGAATCCGTGAAGGGAAAGATCGGGGGCCGCACGCACGAGATTTCACGCCTGATCGGACGTTCGCTGCGCTCCATCATCGACACCAAGGCCCTGGGCGAGAACACCATCGTGTTGGACTGCGACGTCCTCCAGGCCGACGGCGGGACCCGGACCGCAGCCATCACCGGCGCCTACGTGGCTCTTGCCGACGCCATCCGGTTCGCCCGCGACACCAAGCTCATCGCCAAGAACGCCCAGCCGCTCATCGACACGATTGCGGCGGTATCCGTGGGCATCATCGACGGGGTTCCCATGCTGGACCTGCCCTACGTGGAGGACGTGCGGGCCGAGACCGACATGAACGTGGTGGTCACCGGCTCCGGCAAGTTCGTTGAAGTGCAGGGGACGGCTGAGGGTGCCCCGTTCGACCGGGACGAGCTGAACCAGCTCCTGGACCTGGCTCTCCTGGGCACGGCCCAGCTGGCTGCCATCCAGCGCGAGACCCTGGCGGACACCCTGTGA
- a CDS encoding MBL fold metallo-hydrolase → MKLTIVGCTGSFPGPGSPASCYLLTATDGERTWKVVMDLGSGALGAIQRYTDLEDIDAIFLTHLHPDHCMDLCGLHVAIRWKPGGWGRGRIPVWGPAATADRMATAYGLPLDPGMHEEFDFTNWTEREPVTVGPFTITPFAVNHPIEEAYALRVEVVEPGRDGVPVSRVLTYSGDTDSCAGLEEAAKDADLFLCEAAFEEGRDDGINDVHLTGKRAGEAAAAAGARRLLLTHIPVWTSQTTVMAEARPVFPGDVAVAVAGVHYTI, encoded by the coding sequence GTGAAGCTGACCATCGTGGGATGCACGGGCTCATTCCCCGGACCCGGCTCCCCGGCGTCGTGCTACCTCTTGACCGCCACCGACGGCGAGCGGACCTGGAAGGTGGTGATGGACCTCGGCAGCGGAGCCTTGGGTGCCATCCAGCGCTACACCGACCTGGAGGACATCGACGCGATCTTCCTCACCCACCTGCATCCTGACCACTGCATGGACCTGTGCGGGCTGCATGTTGCCATCCGCTGGAAGCCCGGTGGCTGGGGCCGGGGCAGGATCCCCGTGTGGGGCCCCGCCGCCACGGCAGACCGGATGGCCACCGCCTACGGCCTGCCCCTGGATCCCGGTATGCACGAAGAGTTCGATTTCACCAACTGGACAGAACGCGAACCCGTGACCGTGGGGCCGTTCACCATCACCCCGTTCGCCGTGAACCACCCCATCGAAGAGGCCTACGCCCTCCGTGTGGAAGTGGTGGAGCCCGGCAGGGACGGCGTTCCGGTGTCCCGTGTCCTGACTTATTCCGGTGATACTGACTCCTGCGCCGGACTGGAGGAAGCTGCCAAGGACGCGGACCTGTTCCTGTGCGAGGCGGCCTTCGAAGAGGGCCGCGACGACGGCATCAACGACGTCCACCTCACGGGCAAGCGTGCCGGCGAGGCGGCAGCGGCCGCCGGTGCACGGCGCCTGCTGCTGACCCACATCCCGGTGTGGACGTCCCAGACCACCGTGATGGCCGAAGCCCGCCCGGTGTTTCCCGGCGACGTGGCGGTCGCAGTGGCGGGCGTCCACTACACCATCTAG
- the murI gene encoding glutamate racemase produces MTTASSAEPSAETQPAAASDVPAAAPEARPIGVFDSGVGGLTVARSIIDQLPNESILYVGDTAHGPYGPLPIAEVRANALGVMDELVDSGVKLLTIACNSASAAVLRDARERYTAKYGIPVIEVIQPAVRRAVAATRTGKVGVIGTSATIGSRAYEDTFAAAPDLDITSVACPEFVSYVEAGITTGPALLAVAEEYLAPLKAAGVDTVVLGCTHYPLLTGVISYVMGADVTLVSSAEETAKDVYRALATHNLQRTSEAPPEHHFVATGDAGQFEALARRFLGPEVLSVRHVDHVAAQYPTGSLARITPEMIAAAQSARNRPRISNFVGGGLAGARRGGGSAQ; encoded by the coding sequence ATGACAACAGCCTCGAGCGCGGAACCGTCGGCGGAAACACAGCCCGCGGCCGCAAGCGACGTGCCGGCGGCCGCCCCGGAAGCCCGGCCCATCGGTGTCTTCGACTCCGGTGTGGGGGGACTCACCGTGGCCCGCTCCATCATCGACCAGCTTCCCAACGAATCGATCCTCTACGTGGGAGACACAGCCCACGGCCCGTATGGGCCCCTGCCCATCGCCGAGGTGCGTGCGAACGCCCTGGGCGTGATGGACGAACTCGTGGACTCCGGAGTCAAGCTGCTCACCATCGCCTGCAACTCGGCGTCGGCCGCTGTCCTGCGGGACGCCCGTGAACGGTACACGGCCAAGTACGGCATCCCCGTCATCGAGGTGATCCAGCCCGCGGTCCGCCGCGCCGTCGCTGCCACCCGCACCGGAAAGGTGGGCGTTATCGGCACGTCCGCGACCATCGGGTCCCGCGCCTACGAGGACACCTTCGCCGCAGCGCCCGACCTGGACATCACCTCCGTGGCGTGCCCGGAGTTCGTCAGCTACGTGGAAGCCGGCATCACCACCGGCCCGGCCCTGCTCGCCGTTGCCGAAGAATACCTCGCGCCGCTGAAGGCCGCCGGGGTGGACACCGTGGTGCTGGGCTGCACCCACTACCCGCTGCTGACCGGCGTCATCTCGTACGTCATGGGCGCCGACGTCACCCTGGTCTCCAGCGCCGAGGAGACCGCCAAAGACGTCTACCGTGCCCTTGCCACCCACAACCTGCAGCGCACCTCGGAGGCCCCGCCCGAGCACCACTTCGTAGCCACCGGTGACGCCGGGCAGTTCGAGGCGCTCGCCCGCCGGTTCCTGGGCCCGGAAGTCCTTTCAGTCCGGCACGTGGACCACGTGGCTGCGCAGTACCCCACGGGGAGCCTGGCGCGCATTACTCCGGAGATGATCGCCGCCGCGCAAAGCGCACGCAACCGCCCCAGGATCTCAAACTTCGTGGGCGGCGGGCTCGCCGGGGCGCGCCGCGGTGGAGGGTCCGCCCAGTGA
- a CDS encoding DUF2017 domain-containing protein has translation MAKAFKYGLKGITGFLEPAERDLLRSLIDDVISMLQPEDRTGQDPLAALIGLDMDVAEPNDRAVRRLLPNVAKDDGAASLEFRQLTERSLRETKIGALRAAALDLDKDEIVLTPEGAKHWSMALNDVRLVLAERLDIRDEADAEHVHRMQDWSQAEDVESYLALVYNFTTWLQESLVQAMLQSMESHR, from the coding sequence GTGGCTAAGGCATTCAAATACGGGCTCAAGGGCATCACCGGTTTCCTGGAACCTGCCGAACGGGACCTGCTGCGCAGCCTCATCGATGACGTCATCTCCATGCTCCAGCCGGAGGACCGCACCGGGCAGGACCCGCTGGCAGCCCTCATTGGCCTGGACATGGACGTGGCCGAGCCCAACGACCGTGCCGTCCGGCGGCTGCTGCCCAACGTGGCGAAGGACGACGGCGCCGCGTCCCTTGAGTTCCGCCAGCTCACCGAGCGGTCACTGCGGGAAACAAAGATCGGTGCGTTGCGCGCTGCGGCCCTGGACCTGGACAAAGACGAGATCGTGCTGACGCCCGAAGGGGCAAAGCACTGGTCCATGGCGCTGAACGACGTCCGCCTTGTGCTGGCGGAGCGGCTGGACATCAGGGACGAGGCCGACGCCGAGCACGTCCACCGCATGCAGGACTGGTCCCAGGCCGAGGATGTGGAGAGCTACCTGGCGCTGGTATACAACTTCACCACCTGGCTGCAGGAATCCCTGGTCCAGGCCATGCTGCAGTCCATGGAATCCCACCGGTGA
- the clpS gene encoding ATP-dependent Clp protease adapter ClpS — protein MTISVAPGPDTQEGIRTGTAESTDSLTAPDIPWNLVIWNDPVNLMSYVSYIFQSYFGYSESKANKLMMEVHKKGRSIVASGSKEQVERHAVAMHGFGLWATVEKASGGTGGKSGKSGGPGQGKGKRG, from the coding sequence ATGACCATAAGCGTTGCGCCCGGCCCTGATACACAGGAGGGCATCCGGACCGGCACAGCAGAGTCCACCGACTCCCTGACCGCGCCGGACATCCCCTGGAACCTGGTGATCTGGAACGATCCCGTCAATTTGATGAGCTACGTCAGCTACATCTTCCAAAGCTACTTTGGCTATTCGGAAAGCAAAGCCAACAAGCTCATGATGGAGGTCCACAAGAAGGGCCGGTCCATCGTTGCCTCCGGCAGCAAGGAACAGGTGGAGCGCCACGCCGTGGCCATGCACGGGTTTGGGCTCTGGGCAACCGTGGAAAAAGCCAGCGGCGGAACCGGTGGCAAGTCCGGCAAGTCCGGCGGTCCGGGCCAGGGTAAGGGGAAACGTGGCTAA
- a CDS encoding nicotinate phosphoribosyltransferase has translation MSTSAGWDHPRTSFYTDHYELTMLQASLHSGAAHRRSVFEAFARRLPDGRRYGIVAGTGRLLEGIANFRFGEAELEFLERTNVVNRETLEYLANYRFSGDIWGYAEGDAYFPNSPILVVEASFAEACMLETYLLSVLNHDTAIASAASRMVTAAGGRPCIEMGSRRTHEEAATASARAAIIAGFDSTSNLEAGIRYGVKTVGTAAHSFTLLHDTEREAFEAQIASLGAGTSLLVDTYDVEKAVRTAVELAGPGLGGVRLDSGDLVAQAQWVRRLLDDLGNEHTKIVVTSDLDEYAIAALQSAPVDSYGVGTSLVTGSGAPTASMVYKLVSRADDDGNFVSVAKAAKNKASVGGRKYALRKLDERGRATAEVVGVGHRPEDDGNDRPLLQQFMKNGELLPGWTGHEGVLRARQRHADTMAELPPVVNRLQRGEAAIPTIYEEH, from the coding sequence GTGAGCACCTCAGCCGGCTGGGACCATCCCCGCACGTCCTTTTACACCGACCACTACGAGCTGACCATGCTGCAGGCGTCCCTCCATTCCGGGGCGGCCCACCGCAGGTCCGTGTTCGAGGCGTTTGCGCGGCGCCTGCCCGACGGCCGGCGCTACGGCATCGTGGCCGGCACCGGTCGCCTGCTGGAAGGCATCGCGAATTTCCGTTTCGGCGAGGCGGAACTGGAGTTCCTGGAACGCACCAACGTGGTCAACCGGGAGACCCTCGAGTACCTGGCCAACTACAGGTTTTCCGGCGATATCTGGGGCTACGCCGAGGGCGACGCGTACTTCCCCAACTCCCCCATCCTGGTGGTGGAGGCCTCGTTCGCCGAAGCCTGCATGCTGGAGACCTACCTGCTGTCAGTGCTCAACCACGACACCGCCATCGCCTCCGCCGCCTCCCGCATGGTCACCGCTGCGGGCGGCCGCCCCTGTATCGAGATGGGCTCCCGGCGCACGCATGAAGAAGCGGCCACCGCCTCAGCGCGCGCGGCGATCATTGCCGGTTTTGACAGCACCTCCAACCTGGAGGCGGGCATCCGCTATGGCGTGAAGACGGTGGGCACCGCCGCCCATTCCTTCACGCTGCTGCACGATACCGAACGGGAGGCCTTCGAGGCCCAGATTGCCTCCCTGGGCGCGGGCACGTCCCTCCTGGTGGACACCTACGACGTCGAGAAGGCCGTCCGCACGGCCGTCGAGTTGGCAGGGCCCGGCCTGGGCGGCGTCCGGCTGGACTCAGGCGACCTGGTGGCGCAGGCACAGTGGGTGCGCCGGCTCCTGGACGACCTCGGCAACGAGCACACCAAGATCGTGGTGACCTCGGACCTGGACGAATACGCCATCGCAGCCCTGCAGTCGGCCCCCGTGGACTCCTACGGCGTGGGCACGTCGCTGGTCACAGGTTCCGGCGCCCCCACCGCCAGCATGGTCTACAAGCTGGTCAGCCGCGCCGACGACGACGGAAACTTCGTGTCCGTGGCGAAGGCGGCCAAGAACAAAGCCAGCGTGGGCGGCCGCAAATATGCCCTCCGGAAGCTGGACGAACGCGGCCGGGCCACCGCCGAGGTGGTGGGCGTGGGCCACCGGCCGGAGGATGACGGCAATGACCGTCCGCTGCTGCAGCAGTTCATGAAGAACGGCGAACTGCTCCCGGGCTGGACCGGCCACGAAGGTGTACTGCGCGCACGGCAGCGGCACGCAGACACCATGGCGGAGCTGCCCCCGGTGGTCAACCGCCTGCAGCGCGGCGAGGCCGCGATTCCCACCATTTACGAGGAGCACTGA
- a CDS encoding isochorismatase family protein — MSRALIIVDVQNDFCEGGSLAVPGGAAVAGAISEYLDAHHTEFDHVVATQDWHIDPGSHFSDTPDYRDSWPRHCVAGTRGADLHPNLDTEYVDAYFRKGQFAAAYSGFEGLLAPEDAVPTGERQAGGLPGAAAALETDEDAIGLDDWLQSHDVEDVVVVGIATDYCVKATALDAVQAGYGVTVVRSLTAGIAEDLEDAVAEMELGGADIA, encoded by the coding sequence ATGTCCCGCGCCCTGATCATCGTGGACGTGCAGAACGATTTCTGCGAGGGCGGTTCACTCGCCGTGCCCGGCGGTGCCGCGGTTGCCGGTGCCATCAGCGAATACCTGGACGCCCACCACACCGAATTCGACCACGTGGTGGCGACCCAGGACTGGCACATCGATCCGGGCAGCCACTTTTCCGACACGCCCGACTACCGGGACAGCTGGCCCCGGCACTGCGTGGCGGGCACCCGCGGCGCCGACCTCCACCCGAACCTGGACACCGAATACGTGGACGCCTACTTCCGGAAAGGCCAGTTCGCGGCCGCCTACTCGGGCTTCGAGGGCCTGCTGGCACCGGAGGACGCAGTTCCCACCGGCGAACGCCAGGCAGGCGGCCTGCCCGGCGCCGCGGCAGCACTGGAAACTGATGAGGACGCCATTGGCCTCGACGACTGGCTGCAAAGCCACGACGTGGAGGACGTGGTGGTGGTGGGCATCGCCACCGACTACTGCGTGAAGGCCACCGCCCTCGATGCCGTCCAGGCCGGCTACGGCGTCACCGTGGTGCGGTCGCTCACCGCCGGCATCGCCGAGGACCTGGAGGACGCCGTCGCCGAAATGGAGCTCGGCGGGGCGGACATCGCCTGA
- a CDS encoding DEAD/DEAH box helicase, with amino-acid sequence MTETLFGGPTLPPAYPERAAWGTAPKLRAWQQEALDLYLQNSPRDFLAVATPGAGKTTFALRIASTLIDSGAVNRVTIVAPTDHLKRQWADAAAKVGIAIDPNFKNSDGQHGRGFIGVAVTYAQVASKPMLHRAKTEAARTLVILDEIHHGGEALSWGDGLREAFDPAVRRLSLTGTPFRSDTSPIPFVEYAEDRDGIRRSKADYTYGYGNALRDHVVRPVMFMAYSGQMRWRTSAGEEMAASLGEAAVTKDITSHAWRTALNPAGEWIPAVLAGADKRLSEVRRTVPDAGGLVIATDHEDARAYAGQLKRITGESPTVILSDDAKASSKIEDFSAGDKRWMVAVRMVSEGVDVPRLSVGVYATSTSTPLFFAQAVGRFVRARKRGETASVFLPSVPQLMALANSMEMERDHALDRPEKEDGDGLFNPEDSLMAEANREDKASDSLTKGKFEALDSQASFDRVLFDGGEFGTGGEVGSDDELDFLGIPGLLDAEQVGTLLRQRQHEQLNRKNRKAPAAQQVPAVPDHRMLMDLRNELAKNVAAWSARTGTPHGVVHTKLRTVCGGPPVAQANEEQLKSRLRKLQDWFVGRK; translated from the coding sequence GTGACGGAGACGCTCTTTGGCGGCCCCACCCTGCCTCCGGCATACCCGGAACGTGCAGCCTGGGGAACCGCCCCGAAACTCCGTGCCTGGCAGCAGGAAGCCCTTGACCTCTACCTGCAGAACAGCCCCCGCGACTTCCTCGCCGTGGCCACCCCGGGTGCAGGCAAGACGACGTTCGCGCTGCGGATCGCCTCCACCCTGATCGATTCCGGTGCCGTTAACCGGGTGACCATCGTGGCACCCACGGACCACCTGAAGCGCCAGTGGGCCGATGCGGCCGCCAAGGTGGGGATCGCCATCGACCCCAACTTCAAGAACTCCGACGGCCAGCACGGCCGCGGCTTCATCGGGGTCGCCGTCACCTATGCGCAGGTGGCCAGCAAACCCATGCTGCACCGCGCCAAGACCGAGGCCGCCCGGACGCTGGTGATCCTGGATGAAATCCACCACGGCGGCGAGGCACTGTCCTGGGGCGATGGCCTGCGCGAGGCGTTCGACCCCGCGGTGCGCCGGCTGTCCCTGACCGGTACGCCGTTCCGATCGGACACCTCGCCCATCCCGTTCGTGGAGTACGCCGAGGACCGTGACGGCATCCGGCGCTCCAAGGCCGACTACACCTATGGCTACGGCAACGCCCTCCGGGACCACGTGGTGCGGCCCGTGATGTTCATGGCCTACTCCGGCCAGATGCGCTGGCGTACCAGCGCGGGTGAGGAAATGGCGGCCTCCCTGGGTGAGGCCGCCGTGACCAAGGACATCACCAGCCACGCGTGGCGGACTGCGTTGAACCCGGCGGGGGAGTGGATTCCCGCCGTCCTGGCCGGTGCGGACAAGCGGCTCAGCGAAGTCCGGCGCACCGTACCGGATGCCGGTGGCCTGGTCATCGCCACGGACCATGAGGACGCGCGTGCCTACGCCGGGCAGCTGAAGAGGATCACCGGCGAATCGCCCACCGTCATCCTCTCCGACGACGCCAAGGCGTCCAGCAAGATCGAGGACTTTTCGGCCGGCGACAAGCGTTGGATGGTTGCGGTCCGCATGGTGTCCGAGGGCGTTGACGTGCCCCGGCTTTCCGTGGGTGTCTACGCCACCTCAACATCCACGCCGCTGTTCTTTGCCCAGGCCGTGGGGCGCTTCGTGCGTGCCCGCAAAAGGGGCGAAACGGCGTCGGTCTTCCTGCCGTCCGTGCCGCAGCTGATGGCGCTGGCCAACTCCATGGAGATGGAACGGGACCACGCGCTGGACCGGCCCGAGAAGGAAGACGGCGACGGCCTCTTCAACCCCGAGGACTCGCTGATGGCCGAGGCCAACCGTGAGGACAAGGCCTCGGACAGCCTGACCAAGGGCAAGTTCGAGGCGCTGGACTCCCAGGCGTCCTTTGACCGCGTGTTGTTCGACGGCGGCGAGTTCGGCACCGGCGGTGAAGTGGGGTCCGACGACGAGCTGGACTTCCTGGGGATCCCGGGCCTCCTCGACGCTGAGCAGGTGGGGACGCTGCTGCGCCAGCGCCAGCACGAGCAGCTGAACCGGAAGAACCGGAAGGCCCCGGCGGCCCAGCAGGTTCCGGCCGTCCCTGACCACCGGATGCTGATGGACCTGCGCAACGAACTGGCCAAGAATGTGGCCGCCTGGTCTGCCCGGACCGGGACCCCGCACGGAGTGGTGCACACCAAGCTCCGCACTGTCTGCGGAGGACCCCCGGTGGCCCAGGCCAACGAGGAGCAGCTGAAGTCGCGGCTGCGCAAGCTCCAGGACTGGTTCGTGGGCCGCAAGTAG
- a CDS encoding DUF3039 domain-containing protein, whose protein sequence is MDAMTSMTDPLENDPMRELSGAGTSTATIEREELRQEVEPGDRERFAHYVRKEKIMESAMTGEPVIALCGKVWTPGRDPQKFPVCPECKEVYEGLRPGNDGGKGPGDSGNNK, encoded by the coding sequence ATGGATGCCATGACTAGCATGACGGACCCTCTCGAAAACGACCCGATGCGCGAGCTTTCCGGGGCTGGAACGTCCACGGCCACCATTGAGCGCGAGGAACTGCGCCAGGAAGTGGAACCGGGCGACCGGGAGCGCTTTGCCCACTATGTGCGCAAGGAAAAGATCATGGAGTCCGCGATGACCGGCGAACCCGTCATCGCCCTGTGCGGCAAGGTCTGGACGCCGGGCAGGGACCCGCAGAAGTTTCCGGTCTGCCCGGAGTGCAAGGAAGTCTATGAGGGCCTCCGGCCGGGCAACGACGGCGGGAAGGGTCCGGGAGACTCGGGCAACAACAAGTAG
- the nagB gene encoding glucosamine-6-phosphate deaminase produces MEVVILGGSRQVGRLAADAVEQLVRRKPDAVLGLATGSSPLPVYDELAARHGQGLDFCQASAFALDEYVGLPAGHPASYREVVRREFTNRVNIAPENVHVPDGTAADIPAACAAYEEAMAAAGGIDLQLLGVGTDGHIGFNEPSSSFASRTRIKSLIEQTRRDNARFFDNLGGVPHHVITQGLGTIMAARHVILLATGAQKAQAVRDLVEGPVAAICPASVLQFHPHATILLDEAAASALKLADFYRHTYENKPAWQGL; encoded by the coding sequence ATGGAAGTCGTGATCCTCGGCGGCAGCCGGCAGGTTGGAAGGCTTGCGGCCGACGCCGTCGAACAGCTGGTCCGCCGCAAGCCGGACGCGGTCCTTGGCCTGGCCACCGGTTCCTCGCCCCTGCCGGTGTATGACGAATTGGCGGCCCGGCACGGGCAGGGCCTGGATTTCTGCCAGGCATCGGCATTCGCGCTGGATGAATATGTCGGCCTCCCCGCCGGCCACCCGGCGTCCTACCGCGAGGTGGTCCGCCGGGAGTTCACCAACCGCGTGAACATCGCTCCGGAGAACGTCCACGTGCCTGACGGGACTGCCGCAGACATTCCTGCTGCCTGCGCCGCCTACGAAGAGGCCATGGCTGCTGCCGGCGGCATTGACCTGCAGCTGCTGGGCGTTGGCACCGACGGCCATATCGGGTTCAACGAACCGAGCTCGTCCTTCGCGTCACGGACCCGGATTAAAAGCCTGATCGAACAGACACGCCGGGACAACGCCAGGTTCTTCGACAACCTGGGTGGGGTGCCGCACCACGTCATCACCCAGGGACTGGGCACCATAATGGCGGCGCGCCACGTGATCCTCCTCGCCACGGGCGCGCAAAAGGCCCAGGCCGTCCGCGATTTGGTCGAGGGGCCGGTGGCCGCCATCTGTCCCGCCTCGGTGCTGCAATTCCACCCGCACGCCACCATCCTGCTGGACGAAGCGGCCGCCTCGGCGCTGAAACTCGCTGATTTCTACCGCCATACGTATGAGAACAAGCCGGCCTGGCAGGGTCTGTAG
- a CDS encoding transporter — protein MVAHLLRLKLTLLRNGLRRSPWQLVGMAIAGLYALGVVATLVMALVLLRTAGPVTAHTAVVLGGSAAVLGWAVVPVVASATDMTLDPARFTTFAIPMKQMLAGLALGGLIGIPGLATTVVSLATVVTWSRGALPALAALAGACLGVMTCIVLAKVVTTATASLAASRRFKDISALAFMVPLVLLGPIVAGVGRGISGSTGFLPDFARALSWTPLGAPWSLAGDIASGRPAEAAVKLVVSVAVLGALAWCWKLLLERALVTPPYAGAGKRRGGRLGLFGVLPATPAGAVMARSLTYWFRDPRYSGSLVVIPLLPVVLAFQGAQTGSYGSLAFLAPVSAFILAWSISADVSYDNTAFALHLATGVRGVADRLGRALACMTFALPVVLVFSVGYAAFARNWTGLPGQLGFSLGILFTGLGLSSVVSARYTVTVPLPGDSPFKKPPGNVGQTLAVQFVGMLVLMVLVLPEAALLVAQAVTGNALFGWSNLAVGTLLGLVLFLSGVRLGGRWLDARGPELLAQVTVNR, from the coding sequence ATGGTTGCGCACCTTTTAAGGCTCAAGCTCACGCTGCTCCGGAACGGACTCCGTCGCAGCCCCTGGCAGCTGGTGGGCATGGCCATCGCCGGACTCTATGCGCTGGGGGTGGTGGCGACGCTGGTCATGGCCCTGGTCCTGCTGCGCACCGCCGGGCCGGTCACCGCACATACCGCGGTAGTCCTGGGCGGCTCAGCCGCCGTCCTGGGCTGGGCAGTGGTTCCGGTGGTGGCATCGGCCACGGACATGACCCTCGACCCGGCCCGCTTTACCACCTTCGCCATCCCCATGAAGCAGATGCTCGCCGGACTGGCCCTCGGCGGACTGATTGGCATCCCCGGACTGGCCACCACGGTGGTGTCACTGGCCACCGTGGTGACCTGGTCCCGCGGCGCGCTTCCGGCGCTCGCAGCCCTCGCCGGCGCGTGCCTGGGCGTCATGACGTGCATTGTGCTGGCCAAGGTGGTCACCACGGCAACAGCAAGCCTGGCCGCGTCCAGGCGCTTCAAGGACATCAGCGCCCTCGCGTTCATGGTTCCGCTGGTCCTGCTGGGTCCCATCGTGGCGGGGGTTGGCCGCGGCATCTCCGGGTCCACGGGGTTCCTGCCGGACTTCGCCCGTGCCCTGTCCTGGACGCCGCTTGGGGCGCCCTGGTCGCTGGCCGGCGACATCGCGTCGGGCCGGCCCGCCGAGGCCGCCGTGAAGCTGGTGGTGTCGGTGGCTGTCCTCGGGGCCCTGGCCTGGTGCTGGAAGCTGCTGCTCGAGCGGGCACTTGTCACCCCGCCCTACGCCGGCGCCGGGAAGCGGAGGGGCGGCAGGCTTGGTCTGTTCGGCGTGCTGCCGGCCACCCCCGCCGGCGCCGTCATGGCAAGGTCCCTGACTTACTGGTTCCGGGACCCCCGGTACTCGGGCTCCCTGGTGGTCATCCCGCTGCTTCCGGTGGTGCTGGCGTTCCAGGGGGCCCAGACCGGCAGCTACGGCAGCCTGGCGTTCCTGGCCCCGGTGTCCGCCTTCATCCTGGCCTGGTCCATCTCCGCAGATGTCTCCTATGACAACACCGCCTTCGCACTGCACCTGGCCACGGGCGTCCGGGGGGTGGCGGACCGGTTGGGCCGGGCACTGGCGTGCATGACCTTCGCGCTGCCCGTCGTGCTGGTGTTCTCGGTGGGGTATGCCGCCTTTGCCCGCAACTGGACGGGGCTGCCCGGCCAGTTGGGGTTCAGCCTGGGGATCCTCTTTACCGGCCTGGGGCTGTCCTCGGTGGTGTCGGCCCGGTACACGGTCACCGTCCCCTTGCCGGGCGACAGCCCGTTCAAGAAGCCCCCGGGCAACGTGGGGCAGACTTTGGCCGTGCAGTTCGTGGGAATGCTGGTGCTGATGGTCCTGGTCCTGCCGGAGGCGGCGCTGCTGGTGGCGCAGGCGGTCACGGGAAACGCCCTGTTCGGCTGGTCCAACCTGGCGGTGGGAACCCTGCTGGGCCTGGTCCTTTTCCTGTCCGGTGTCCGGCTTGGCGGCAGGTGGCTTGATGCCCGCGGGCCCGAGCTCCTGGCACAGGTAACCGTCAACCGCTGA